A window of Apium graveolens cultivar Ventura chromosome 8, ASM990537v1, whole genome shotgun sequence contains these coding sequences:
- the LOC141677877 gene encoding transcription factor SRM1-like: MSSDESGDSSTWSREQDMKFEKALAIYSEDLLDRWQKIAADVPGKTIEEVRHHYELLVDDVYQIEAGCVPLPRYNSTSNGSMGQSGNEGTGKKGGNLGHINSDSNHNGKASKSEQERRKGIAWTEEEHRLFLLGLEKYGKGDWRSISRNFVVTRTPTQVASHAQKYFIRLSSINKDRRRSSIHDITNVNNGEMSVPLAPITGQTNGSSAGGSSGKPSKQTPHSPLVPSGVGIYGGTTMGQPVGGSIVSGTPVNLPQPAHMTFGMRAPSGQVVPGAPVNMGSMAYSMPQTSAHR; the protein is encoded by the exons ATGAGTAGTGATGAATCTGGTGATAGCTCCACATGGAGCAGGGAGCAGGATATGAAGTTTGAGAAAGCTTTGGCAATTTATTCTGAAGATTTATTAGATCGATGGCAGAAAATTGCAGCCGATGTTCCTGGGAAAACAATAGAAGAGGTGAGACACCACTATGAGCTCCTAGTTGATGATGTTTATCAGATTGAGGCTGGCTGTGTGCCACTTCCTCGCTACAATTCCACTTCAAATGGCTCAATGGGGCAATCTGGCAATGAAGGAACCGGTAAGAAAGGTGGAAACTTGGGGCACATAAACAGTGACTCAAATCATAATGGTAAAGCTTCAAAATCCGAACAGGAGCGCCGCAAAGGGATTGCCTGGACAGAGGAGGAGCACAG GTTATTTCTTCTGGGTTTGGAGAAATATGGTAAAGGTGACTGGAGAAGTATATCCCGAAACTTCGTTGTAACAAGAACGCCTACGCAAGTTGCAAGCCATGCACAGAAGTACTTTATTCGTTTAAGCTCCATTAACAAAGATAGGAGACGATCAAGCATTCATGATATTACTAATGTCAATAATGGTGAAATGTCAGTTCCCCTAGCACCGATCACTGGTCAAACAAATGGTTCTTCTGCAGGAGGTTCATCTGGAAAGCCGAGCAAACAAACTCCTCACTCTCCATTAGTTCCCTCTGGAGTTGGCATATATGGTGGAACAACTATGGGGCAGCCAGTAGGAGGATCTATCGTCTCAGGGACGCCAGTAAATCTTCCCCAGCCAGCACATATGACATTTGGTATGAGAGCTCCATCAGGACAAGTTGTTCCTGGGGCCCCAGTGAACATGGGTTCCATGGCATATTCGATGCCACAAACTTCAGCTCACAGGTGA